The genomic stretch GGATGCCGGGATGGAATCTAATTATTTTGATAATGCCATTGTCAGCAAGGCGGTGGGCTGATGGCTACGGGTAAATTGAATTTCCTGTCCCGCCTGCTAGGTATGGGCCGACATGCGGTTGCCGTGTTCAGAGCAAAAGAGACACCGTTCTACGTTAAAACCATTCTGGGCCTCGGCTTGGTGTATATCGTTTCGCCTTGGGATCTCATCCCGGAAGCGCTGCCGATTCTCGGTATCCTGGATGATTTCACCTTGGCCGCCCTACTCATTGCCTGGGCAAACGGTTTTCGCCTGCCTGAACAGGATGATCCCGACGATAAACAGTAGGGACACGGCACGCCGTGTCCCTACCGGAAATCGCACTATTTCAGGTCAGACACAGGGGTCTGACCCTACAATTCGACATTTTTCACAAAATAAACCGCAGCAAACAATATGCTCACAGATCTCCGAAAAAAAATCCTACTCCGCCTGGCCCGGCAGACCATAGAAGAAGAACTTGGTCAGCAGGCAACCGATCCGGTTGCAGAAGAAGAACTGGATGATCTGGATCTCCGGCAGCATCACGGCGTCTTTGTCACCCTGAACCTTGACGGGATGCTCCGGGGCTGCATCGGCAGCCTCCTGGGCCTAGAACCGCTCATTGCTGGGGTACGCAGACATGCCATCAATGCGGCCCTGCGTGATAATCGTTTCCCCTTGCTGACCGTGAACGAACTACCGATGGTGGTCATTGAAATCTCCGTCCTGACCCCACCGCAGAACCTGGAATATACAGACAGCAGCGACCTCATCAGCCGCTTACAGCCTAGCGTTGACGGAGTTATCCTCAAGATACCCGGCGGTGCTGGCGCAACCTTTCTCCCGCAAGTCTGGGAGCAACTCCCGGAGCCGGAAACCTTTCTCCGCCACCTCTGCCTCAAGGCAGGCCTGCCCGCTGAAAGCTGGCAACACGGAGACCTCACCGTACAGACCTATCAGGCCTGTCATTTTGATGAAAAAAAATTCTTTAAACGATCATGAAGGAAATAACCCTGTCTCCAGAACTCACCAAGGAAATTGCAGCAATCTATCAAGCCATGCAGGAGGGATACGATCGGGTATCCGAAGAGGTGGAGCTGACCTGTGAGGGCTGCCCGGATAACTGCTGCGACTCCTATTTTCTCCATCATACCTACAGCGAATGGGCCTATCTCTGGCAGGGGCTTCACCAGCTTGATCCCGAGAAACTTGAGCGAATCGTTAAACAGGCCAAGGAATACATTGCGCACAGCGCTGAAGCGCTGACCAAGGGCAGGCGTCCCCAAATCATGTGCCCGCTGAACGATAACGGCCTCTGCGGCCTGTATCACCATCGCATGCTGGTCTGCCGAATGCATGGTATTCCGGCCACACTCACCAGACCGGACGGCCAATCCATGCGTTTTCCGGGCTGCTTCCGCTGTCAGGAGATCGTGAAGGAAAAATATGAATCAGAAACCGACGCCCCGGCCATGGACCGCAGCCAACTCTTCCGCCGCCTAGCCGCCCTGGAAGCCAGCCTCCTGAAAGGGAGAAGTCACCTCTACCCCAGAGTCAAAAAAACCATTGCGGAGATGATTATTGCAGGACCGCCGTCAGTTCCCCTGCCCCATTGTGAACGGTGAACGATGAAGAACAAAAACAGCGGTAACGACAACCTAAAGATGGAGCAAGCCGATGAAGACAGATGACTCTCCACAGAAAATCGCAGAGCGGATAATGGCCGGGGCACATATCGACTCTGCAACGGCCTGCACGCTTGCCCGCTCTGCCGACCAACAGAGCCTCTGGGCTGCTGCTGATGAACTTCGCCGTTACTTCATGGGAAACCGATTCCACCTCTGCTCCATCATCAATGCCCGCAGCGGCAACTGCACCGAGAACTGCCGCTTCTGCGCCCAGTCAGCCCGCTACCACACCGGAGTAACCACCTACGGTCTGATCAAGCGAGAACAGGCCATCAACCTTGCCTTGGATAACGAGGCCCACGGGGTCCATCGCCTTTCTCTGGTCACCAGCGGCCATTCCGTGGACAAGGAAACCTGGAAAGAGCTGGCCGAGCTGTATGCGGAAATCAACGAGCAGACCACTATGGAGCTTTGCGCCTCTATGGGCTTTCTTGATCAGGAGCGGGCCGAACAACTGGCAGAGGCCGGGATCACCCGTTACCACTGTAATCTGGAAACCAATCAGGAGCGTTTTGCCGAAGTCTGCTCCACCCACAGCTGGCAGGACAAGGTGGATACCCTGATCACTGCGGCTGAGGCAGGCATGTCGGTCTGCTCCGGCGGTATTATCGGTATGGGCGAAACCATGGAGGATCGGATCGCACTTGCCCTTGAACTGCAGGAACTCGGGGTTCAATCCATCCCCGTCAATATCCTGACCCCCATTGTCGGAACCCCCTTTGCCGAGCTGGAGCCGCTTTCTGCGGAGGAAATCCTGACCACCATAGCTCTGTTCCGCTTTATCAATCCGGATGCGGTGATCCGCATTGCCGGAGGCAGACAGCAGTTAGGGAAGGAGCAGTATCGTTGTTTTGCTGCCGGGGCCAACGGAGCCATTGTCGGCAATTATTTGACCACAACGGGGAGCTCCATCACTGAGGATCTTGAGGCATTAGAAAAGATGGGGTTTACGTTTAGGCGGGCTAAAGGGTAAAATCCAGCTGCTGGACGGGCTTGCCTCCTCTTTTTATCGTTCCCCTCGGGTTAACCTGATCGGTTTATTTCCCAAAAACCCCTCTGATTGCAACACTATAATGACTTATCCAGATGAGATTGATCCAATTAAAAAGGAACCGGCTCAATCTGAACATAAGCAGGTAACGGCTTCTCAGGTTACAGAAAAAAAGAACATCAAGCTTACCGATGAAACGGGAACCTCTTTCGAAAAAATGTCAGCTTCTCAAATCGCTCAAATAAAACGTTACGATTGTCGATTGAGAAGAGAAGCAATTCCTCATTATTACAAAACCGCTGAATCCGTGGCCGATACAAAATAAAACACATAACAAATTCATCACACTAGACTAGCACCACCCGAAAACAGTCAACCTGGTAAATTTTAACCACTGAGTACCGGGAAAATATCCAAAGTAGGAAATTTTACCGAACCATTGATAACATGCCCAGAACATATTTTTTTTGCTACAGCTATCTCAGAGGATTCCCCAACCCCAAAAACGCCCTAAACTCATCCGAAATCCTCTCTTCAGCCGCAATACGTTCCCAAAACGTATAAGCCATTTCTTCTATACGCTGCAAGGCAGCCTGATCAACAAACTGAGTTTCGCTCAATACTCTCGGAACAAAAGAATACCCCGCCACCTCCCCACCACTTCTCGGTGCAAATCCCATAGAACACATATCATATATAGGTAACAAGCTGAATACATCCCCATCCATAGCCATACTCATATTGCCTAAGTGCATATCGGTATTATTGATCAACTTGCCAAAGAACCATAATGACTCTGCTTTGTGAACATGTTCTGAACTGATTAACTTTTGTTCAAACAGCGCTTCAAGCACCTGCGGCCACCCTGCCCCTATTCCACAAAACTCCGCGTCAAGAGAAGAAAGGGAAATCATAGACCTCCGCCCATTCACACCAATCCGATCAAATCGCTGTGATTCCAAAAATAGCCGACCACCTGCTTCAAACAATCGTGTTTCAGCAACAGAAAAACTCCATTTATGAAGAACCTGAGCAGCATGATACTCTGTCAGTAAAATATCGCGCCACCGTCGGGCAAGCTCATTGTGTCCTTTGGGAGAAAACTTCACAATGACATGAGCTTCACTTTTGTCACTGAATGCCGTGAATTTAGGCTGTTCACCACCGGCAGAGGAACCTGGAACCTCCCCCTCTATCGCGCGTTGGGCAAGTGCAGGGTAATCAGAATCAGCAATGGAAACAGGCTTTCTCCGCACCCGCAACATGGCCTGCTCTCCAAATTTAAAATTTCCCGGTAAATCATCACCATTTGAAAGCAGATAACGCCCGATATGCTCACTGGTCCAACGCTTCGGATCAGAGGGAAACAGATCAGACTGCGCAGCCATTTCCAAAGCAATCTTTCTCCCGATGAAACCTTGCGGACTTAACTCCAGTAAGAAATAGGGTAGATCATCAGAGAGCCCTTTTTCATTCTCTCCCAGCAGCAAGGATGATGCCCCTGGAGACCGCTCTATAAAAAATTCGCCGTGGGCTAAAGGGCGAACAAAGGCAACAAGCACCGTGTTCCCCTGCGAATCAACCATGCCTAGGGGTAATTTATCGGTCCCGCCAAAGGCATTCCGTGTTACTGCGTACAGAATTACTCGACCTTCCCGTACCCTGATCACGCTGTCCGCCATATTTCTCAGCTGCCGGGATACAGCGGTCTGACTCAACCCGGTGGCGGACTGAATTTCTTTTGATGTTGCCGGACCTCTCTGAAGGTATTCTCTGATTGTTAACGGCATATGATACCCTCCGGGATAAAAACGACTTAGTTAGTGACTAGATTACAGACAATAAATATTACATTTAATACTTAATTGTCAAATTATTATACACAGACACGGTACAGGCAAACGAGAAAAAACAACTAGAATAAGATCAAACTTTACTTTCCCCTTCCTGCGTGCTTTAACTGAAACATCAGCATAATAAAAAACACCAAAAAAAGAGGTAAGACATGGAAGATCTAGTCGTGAAACTCCAGGAATGGATCGTGTTGTACGGGCTGAAAATAGGCGCAGCCATCTTAATTCTCATCCTTGGCCGCTTGGCCGCACTCGCCATCCGATCTTTTGTGGACCGGATGCTCACCAAGAGCCGGGTTGATGTCACCCTTGCCTCTTTTCTAACCAGCGGATCCTACCTAGCAATAATGGCCTTTGTCATTATTGCGGCCTTGAGCAAACTAGGCATCCAGACCGCATCCTTTGTTGCCGTCCTAGGTGCAGCCGGTCTTGCCGTAGGTCTGGCCCTGCAAGGCTCTCTTTCCAACTTCGCAGCAGGCACGCTCCTGATTATCTTTAAACCCTTTAAGGTGGGAGATTATATCGAGGCTGCCGGGACAGCAGGGACGGTGAAGGAAATAGGGATCTTCACCACAGAACTCAGAACCCCGGACAACAAAAAGGTCATTGTTCCCAACGCAAAAGCCTCAGGGGACAATATTGTCAACTACACCGCCACAGGCCAGAGACGGGTAGATATGATTGCCAGTGTCAGCTACAGCGATGATTTGGATAAGGCCCGAGAGATCCTCAACAGCATTCTTGCTGGAGACGAGCGTATTCTCGAAGACCCCGCCCCGATCGTGGCAGTCCTGCAACTGGCTGACAGCAGCGTAAATTTTGCAGTTCGCCCCTGGGTGAACACCCCGGACTACTGGGATGTTTACTTTAATATCCAAGAAAAAATCAAGAAACGATTCGACACTGAAGGCATTACCATTCCCTTCCCACAACACGATATGCACCTCCATAGAGGAGAGGATCTGTCCGTCAAATAGAATCGCCCACACCCGACTGTAGGGCAGGCCCCTGTGCCTGCCCGTCCCTTTTCCCTGAACCCCTGCCTTCTTCCCTCCCGACCTCATAGAACCTCTTTCGGAAAAAAGAAAAACACTGTAAAGTAACTGGAGAAGAACAGAAAGGAAATCAACATCACCACCGACCCCCAAATCCTCCCAAAGACAGAACAGAAATTTTTAACTGCGGCACCTATTATGTTGAATCTTTTTTCAGCTGAACCAGCTCTGGAAAATAATTTTTCCGACGAACAAATCCTCGCCGTCATCCATGCGCTCCGCAGAGAGGGAAAGGCGCAGGAGGTCATCTACCACACAGAGAATAAAGAGTCATTTCGATATGTCATTTCCACGGAATTGGTAACCGATACCGGCGAAAAGCTCATTCAGGCAACAACCTCTGTAGACAAATTCAAGCTTCAGGAAGATGAGTTCCTGGAGTTTATCCAGGACACCCTGGACGGCGACCTTGTTAGGGAGAAGCGATACACCCTCCCCTTCAAGAGGACCATGACCACCAGGCCTGCCTGGAGTGCCTCCGGCCCATTGCCATCAAACACCTTCGCTGCATCAGCAAGATAGAAAAACTTCTCTCCAGCCCGAGACCCCGCACTGTTATCAAAGAAAGCAGCAGCCGCACAACCTTCCTCCTTTTTGCCCTTCTCATCGCTCTGATCGGCGGCAGCCTCTATGTCCTCCTCCCTCTCTTTGCCAACAAGCAATCTGCCGACTTAACGCTTCTCTTTAATACAGTGGATGTCCAGGTCTGGCTTGGAGCAAAAAAACACCCCACCAAAGGCAACCGAATTGACCTCACCCTGCCCCTTGGACGCTACCGCTTGCTGGCGAAAAAGCCAGGATTCAAGCCTGTCCGTCAGGATATTTTCCTCACTGCAGATGAAGAGATAGGCATCCGGCTTGAAGAAATCTATACCCTAACCGTGTATGCAGACATGGAGGAAAGCAGGGTCATGCTTGACGGCAATATCGTCGGCACAGCAGGAAACACCAGCCCGCTGGAGTTCTCTCTCATAAAGGGAGAATATGATCTCATCCTGACCAATCACGCTGTCTCGACGCATTTCCAGAAAAAATTTTGTTGCATGGAGATCAAATCATCAAAGCCGAACTCCCGCACCCTAAACTCACTATCCGCACCAATGTTGACGATACGACAATCAAAGTCGCGGAAAAAGAATATCAAGCCAAAGGAAAGGAGCTTGAACTAAAGCTGCCTGTTGGCGCTCACCAGCTTATTGTCCGCAAACCGAGCTATGCTCCTGTGGAAAAAGAAGTTATCATCAAGGACCAAGATCAGACCCTACCGATTACGTTAGAAATGATACATTATCAGCTCTCTATCATTCCTAACGTGGCCAACAGTTCCATCTCGGTGTCCTGTGCAAACGGACAAAAATATTTCGGCATTGCATCGCCGGAAAATCCTTTTCAGGTTGGAACTTCCGCTCAATCATGCAGCGTCCTAGCGGAAAATCAAGGCTACCAGCATATCGGTCAGGAGATATTTCTGACAGGGGATCAGGAGCTACCCATCACCTTGAAGCAGCTCTTCCTGGTCACTGTCTATACAAATCTGGACCTCAGTACGGTCTTGCTGAACGGCAAAGAAGTTGGAAAGGCCGGAACCAAAACACCTGCTGTCCTCTCCATACCGAATGGCAAGTACGCCATCACTGTCTCCAACCCGCAGTCCGCAAACCCTATTCAGCAAGAACTTCTGCTCAACAAGGATCAGCGCCTGAATATCGACCTGCCGCTTCCACAGGTAACCATCAAAGTAAACGTGAAAGGAGCAACACTCCTTGTCGACCAAAAAGAACACCAGCTCTCTGGAAAACAGCTCACCCTTGGGCTACCGTTGGGCAGCCATCATATTACTGCGCAAAAAAAAGGATATATCACCATCCAGCGTGAGGTCCTTGTCCGGGACGGAGCCCAAACCTTTTTCGAACTGCTGCCATCGGTCCATCCCCTCTCCATCAGATCAAATATTGACAAGACCGCCATATATGTTAAGTGCAAAGATGGAAAAGAATATTCCGGTCCTGCTTCACCACAAACACCCTTTCATTTTGAAGCGATCGCCGGGACCTGTACAATATCGGCAAGCCGAGAGGGATATAAGCAGTTGACGAAAACCGTGACCCTTCCAAATGAAAAAGACATTTCCGTTCAACTGGTTGCTGAAGAAAAAGAACAGATTCTGAAGCTGGAGAACAGAACAGAACAGGTAAAGGGGCTTGAAACGGGACCTGAGATGAAAACGGAAGCAATATCTGCTCCGAAACCCTCAATAACGCCTCTGGTGAAACCTACACCGAAGCCTGCTCTGGAATCCAAACCGGAACTGAAGCCAGATCTTCTTCCTGTAACTCTTAAAAAAGTTACTGAAACAAAAGAAAAGATCCTGAAGCCGGAGAAAATAAAACAACGAGTAAAGGGGCTTGAAACGGGACCTCGGACAAAATCAGAAGCAAAACCTACACCGAAGCCTGCGCCGAAACCTACACCGAAACCCAAGCCAGACCCGCTGCAAATAAAGGCTGAGAAAAAAGGGTGTGAGAATGAACTCAGTGTCGGGATGCCGGAGCTATGTGACTGAACAACCAACTCTAACCAACCCAACCCCATGCAGCTACAATGTTTTTAAGGAGAAACTCCATGTTGTCCACAGCAAAGACCACTCTCTTCCCCCTGTTCCTCATTCTTGCTGTCGCACTTTCTGCCTGCGCACTAAAAACAGGGCCGAGCAAGATACGTCGAAGCAAAAATGAACCGACAACATTAAAGAAAGGTATCCCGGTCCTGGGACGCCGTATCCTGAACAGCATACCGAAAAAAAAAGCTGTTGTGCTTTTGGAGCCCTTCAAAGAAGCAACCCTATACGACGAGATCAAGGCCAGTGTAGAAATCGAAAAACTGCTCTTGGAAAGCGGCAACAGAAAAAAATACGCTGGAATTCGATTAATAAGCACTGCTGACGCCTCTGATAGAGAGTTGGAAAAGGCAGATTATATCCTGAAAGGTGTTATCAGCTACTCCCCCCTTCCAGGGCAACCGACCCGAAAATATTACCGTATCCTGGCCTCCTTGGCTGACCGAAAAACAGGAGCATTAACCGCCCGCGAGTCGGTCTGGGTGTACTCTGTTCCTTATGGAAAGTTGGAGCTCCCTGTCATAACAGCAGATCCTACAGCAAAACGTAAAGTTACTGAAATTATCAATAAGCAGAAAATCTCTGTGAGAGACATCAAAACCGATGCGCGAATCGCCAAGGCAAAGGCTGCGTATCGAAAAGGACAATACCTAAAGGTTCGTGAGATCCTTGAACAGCTCATCAAGTCCTCTGGCAAGAATGCCTTGGATGCCCATCGTATGCTGTATCTGGCCTCTCTGAAAGTGAATGATTTTACTGGAGCGGAAATCGCCTTCTTCAACATGATCAAGATCGGTTTTAAAAACACCCATAGAATGCCGCTCCTCTTTCTCTTTGAATCAAACAGCACCGAATTTACCCTCAACCGCACCCAAGAATACGACATCTGGGTCAGACAACTGGTTACCTACCTGAAAGAGAACGAAAAAAATGTATGAACATCATCGGTCACACGAGCAAGCAGGGAGAATTTCAATATAATATGACCCTTTCCAGTGATCGTGCTGCCTATATCAAAAACCGGCTGGTTCAGGAATCAGCAACTCCAAAGCTCGAAGAACGCATTACGGTGGCAGGAAAAGGAGAAACAGCCACCAAGGACGGCAGTGTACCGGACAGCGATCAAAATATGATTGATCGACGGGTTGAGTTCGAGCTCTTTAACTGCTCGCGCTGACATCCTCAGCGAAAAAAAAACATCCCCTGAAATTCCGGGCTGAAACTAATACTGAAACAAGGTATAGTGTCTAGACTAAAGAGCGGCTAATTCTTCCGCAACACAGGGATCTTGGTCGTGGAGCAGTGAGGAAGGGTAGCAAGCAAATCGAAATTCATGAAAAAAGTGAAAAATAATGCAAGACCCTTTTGATCTCAAAGGTTCAGCCTTTACAATCCCTATGCTTTCCCTCCGGGAGAGCAATATGGAGATAATATCAGCCCGGCTCGCAAAAAAGGTTGGTCAGGCACCCTCATTTTTTCGCAATGCACCGGTTGTTCTTGATTTCGGGCAGCTCCCTGATCCTGACCAGGTTGATATCAACAAGCTGTTGGATCTGGTACGGGAGCGAGGATTTATTCCGGTCGGCATAACCAATTGCACAGAGGACCAGCAGAGACAGGCTAAAACAATGGAACTGGCCGTGCTGACCACGCGCGGAAACGGAAGATTGCAGGAGGAAAAGGCAGAGGAGAAGCAAGAGGAAAT from Candidatus Electrothrix communis encodes the following:
- a CDS encoding OmpA family protein, with the protein product MNIIGHTSKQGEFQYNMTLSSDRAAYIKNRLVQESATPKLEERITVAGKGETATKDGSVPDSDQNMIDRRVEFELFNCSR
- the bioB gene encoding biotin synthase BioB produces the protein MKTDDSPQKIAERIMAGAHIDSATACTLARSADQQSLWAAADELRRYFMGNRFHLCSIINARSGNCTENCRFCAQSARYHTGVTTYGLIKREQAINLALDNEAHGVHRLSLVTSGHSVDKETWKELAELYAEINEQTTMELCASMGFLDQERAEQLAEAGITRYHCNLETNQERFAEVCSTHSWQDKVDTLITAAEAGMSVCSGGIIGMGETMEDRIALALELQELGVQSIPVNILTPIVGTPFAELEPLSAEEILTTIALFRFINPDAVIRIAGGRQQLGKEQYRCFAAGANGAIVGNYLTTTGSSITEDLEALEKMGFTFRRAKG
- the amrA gene encoding AmmeMemoRadiSam system protein A, coding for MLTDLRKKILLRLARQTIEEELGQQATDPVAEEELDDLDLRQHHGVFVTLNLDGMLRGCIGSLLGLEPLIAGVRRHAINAALRDNRFPLLTVNELPMVVIEISVLTPPQNLEYTDSSDLISRLQPSVDGVILKIPGGAGATFLPQVWEQLPEPETFLRHLCLKAGLPAESWQHGDLTVQTYQACHFDEKKFFKRS
- a CDS encoding PEGA domain-containing protein; protein product: MKVAEKEYQAKGKELELKLPVGAHQLIVRKPSYAPVEKEVIIKDQDQTLPITLEMIHYQLSIIPNVANSSISVSCANGQKYFGIASPENPFQVGTSAQSCSVLAENQGYQHIGQEIFLTGDQELPITLKQLFLVTVYTNLDLSTVLLNGKEVGKAGTKTPAVLSIPNGKYAITVSNPQSANPIQQELLLNKDQRLNIDLPLPQVTIKVNVKGATLLVDQKEHQLSGKQLTLGLPLGSHHITAQKKGYITIQREVLVRDGAQTFFELLPSVHPLSIRSNIDKTAIYVKCKDGKEYSGPASPQTPFHFEAIAGTCTISASREGYKQLTKTVTLPNEKDISVQLVAEEKEQILKLENRTEQVKGLETGPEMKTEAISAPKPSITPLVKPTPKPALESKPELKPDLLPVTLKKVTETKEKILKPEKIKQRVKGLETGPRTKSEAKPTPKPAPKPTPKPKPDPLQIKAEKKGCENELSVGMPELCD
- the yjjJ gene encoding type II toxin-antitoxin system HipA family toxin YjjJ, with amino-acid sequence MPLTIREYLQRGPATSKEIQSATGLSQTAVSRQLRNMADSVIRVREGRVILYAVTRNAFGGTDKLPLGMVDSQGNTVLVAFVRPLAHGEFFIERSPGASSLLLGENEKGLSDDLPYFLLELSPQGFIGRKIALEMAAQSDLFPSDPKRWTSEHIGRYLLSNGDDLPGNFKFGEQAMLRVRRKPVSIADSDYPALAQRAIEGEVPGSSAGGEQPKFTAFSDKSEAHVIVKFSPKGHNELARRWRDILLTEYHAAQVLHKWSFSVAETRLFEAGGRLFLESQRFDRIGVNGRRSMISLSSLDAEFCGIGAGWPQVLEALFEQKLISSEHVHKAESLWFFGKLINNTDMHLGNMSMAMDGDVFSLLPIYDMCSMGFAPRSGGEVAGYSFVPRVLSETQFVDQAALQRIEEMAYTFWERIAAEERISDEFRAFLGLGNPLR
- a CDS encoding mechanosensitive ion channel, whose amino-acid sequence is MEDLVVKLQEWIVLYGLKIGAAILILILGRLAALAIRSFVDRMLTKSRVDVTLASFLTSGSYLAIMAFVIIAALSKLGIQTASFVAVLGAAGLAVGLALQGSLSNFAAGTLLIIFKPFKVGDYIEAAGTAGTVKEIGIFTTELRTPDNKKVIVPNAKASGDNIVNYTATGQRRVDMIASVSYSDDLDKAREILNSILAGDERILEDPAPIVAVLQLADSSVNFAVRPWVNTPDYWDVYFNIQEKIKKRFDTEGITIPFPQHDMHLHRGEDLSVK
- a CDS encoding DUF1232 domain-containing protein; this encodes MATGKLNFLSRLLGMGRHAVAVFRAKETPFYVKTILGLGLVYIVSPWDLIPEALPILGILDDFTLAALLIAWANGFRLPEQDDPDDKQ